In the Neospora caninum Liverpool complete genome, chromosome Ia genome, one interval contains:
- a CDS encoding putative poly(ADP)-ribose polymerase domain-containing protein, producing the protein MPAKEIVFHCEYAPSGRARCRVCNSSIPKGQLRLGTGQPFAEPSLTDTEDVNINRQRTIAAEAPRWCHANCFRKFKTTNQWWRTHIDDAELFVGWKELSKADQMELRHFVEAVRNSEMPKPFSHSDPDAPTADTFLGAERAEESAKFLASQVSGKRKGTMRPPRQDTEDRTDEELPWKKSNKNEAKRKHTTKASGKRPTGEQQEIEEARGATPRKRRGAITSVASEALPVVSPKQRGSKDEKTELEGDQGPLSPEQRDAIAVAAEAASQETVARLKEILRRNNQKISGTKDDLVQRAAEGEVMGAIPKCPECSEGFLRFDHNSGVYSCPGFMDSEGDYHRCTFKSKDIVRLPWKK; encoded by the exons ATGCCGGCGAAGGAAATTGTCTTCCATTGCGAATATGCGCCCAGTGGTCGCGCTCGCTGTCGGGTGTGCAACAGCTCGATTCCAAAAGGTCAACTTCGGCTTGGCACCGGTCAGCCATTCGCCGAGCCTTCACTGACGGATACTGAAGACGTTAACATaaacagacagagaacgaTTGCTGCCGAAGCTCCTCGATGGTGTCACGCGAACTGTTTCAG GAAATTCAAGACTACGAATCAGTGGTGGCGAACCCATATTGACGACGCGGAACTTTTCGTCGGCTGGAAGGAGCTGTCAAAAGCCGATCAAATGGAGCTGCGCCACTTCGTTGAGGCCGTGCGAAACAGCGAGATGCCCAAGCCCTTCAGTCACAGCGATCCGGATGCTCCAACTGCCGACACTTTTCTAGGAGCAGAACGAGCTGAGGAAAGCGCGAAATTTCTGGCCTCGCAAGTCTctgggaaaaggaagggaacgATGAGGCCGCCCAGGCAAGATACGGAGGATAGGACAGACGAGGAGCTACCTTGGAAGAAGAGTAACAAGAacgaggcgaaaaggaagcacaCAACAAAAGCGAGTGGGAAGCGGCCGACTGGAGAGCAACAAGAGATCGAAGAGGCGCGTGGAGCGACAccaagaaagaggaggggagCAATCACATCCGTGGCTTCTGAGGCCCTACCGGTAGTCAGTCcgaaacaaagaggaagcaaagacgaaaagacagaaCTCGAGGGAGATCAGGGACCACTCTCGCCAGAACAACGGGACGCGATCGCAGTGGCTGCAGAGGCAGCATCTCAAGAGACAGTGGCGAGACTGAAAGAAATTTTACGCCGCAATAACCAAAAGATCAGTGGCACTAAAGACGACCTCGTCCAGCGAGCGGCAGAAGGTGAAGTGATGGGTGCCATCCCAAAGTGTCCAGAATGCAGCGAGGGGTTCCTACGGTTTGACCACAACAGTGGTGTCTACAGCTGTCCAGGGTTTATGGATAGTGAAGGCGACTACCACCGATGCACATTCAAGAGTAAAGATATCGTGCGCCTGCCTTGGAAGAAATAA
- a CDS encoding molybdopterin biosynthesis protein, related, producing MRQKGKRKDAANRGPPGSGQSLAIGEAGAQCRAAASPGPLTPASSSRSPSSACLNHDAALGQGETSLMNGHGLVREVSSFRMLELSEAQFLVDCEVRRLIHSHVHRFNLLRGKTKLSAGPPHSEEYASSCPGGNEVARHQEKESRAETCDSQKTASRRLGGPCVGEPPLTCYISPPFLDRRVATSVIAPRPFPAFRASLVDGYAIRLTPDAGGLRQASRSVSISHGRAPDARDESCRALRIVQKVRAGGVAVPFRGQQLPKSPQASEVGDASGKQREESRSRAKSANGCQEEAWNDVSADSTCVYVTTGAPVPAQFQAVVPVEDCVVDLERSLCIPDPTAVAALRPGANIRAIGSDVAAGVPLLEQGQRVGPAEEGLLASFDIRRLEVYRRLNVHTLAIGDELVSRVAGAGQRAKQEKELCGRSRGSQAAASASSEETAQAGASPPLSPAAALANKRFSLGDGSRSPAEVYDSNSPTLAALITDRCPSVRVLAQHFLPDDVAAVRALLIDLATGTRRGKPADWSEEQPRAQGEQGEAVRCECSWCTEVDAQSHVSGSGATGGPNVDPGVDVLLTTGGVSMGDSDCIKLALLQLQEETKKRQEERQNGRQGNLGSGRVSAELETTGERQLPVCARGCCSFRVDTEIHFGRLNVKPGKPTIVASLRVYRSSSEDLQGSAKGTATDASPCRTLLVFGLPGNPCSSWVLFHLLVGPALQFFSSFSPSSSLSSHLPPQLPVGLTAPLRPDPSRPEFQRSLVYVDFNAGTDCRRHSDAQPSLCDFPVPHSLFPPTCEGALASSDARNGSLPASQAALQQVYLHAVPTGDQQSSRLLSCCGNANALLLVPPTQRSGRDRHEAGEVLWAWLLGAPFPAPPKMLLKLLTLQEERQQRAQGRPAGIERESSLSYSVGRCRCGESRSREASERIRPQQAGVHASDFWPASAQRTSTSGSSLGQDTRSRTGDRGQTAVLTKHHSHRHALGKAPEKRTCFLGVVVVSDRCSGGTMKDACVEAALTTLRSSPGLAELVHLNGDPVESEKTVGTERELVHGGHFATRVVPDERDAIQEAVLSLVCRYTNPRSQAMGSGNAICGDEPADQTVRPCLIFVCGGTGLSVRDVTPQSLLPLFSVRCSGLEHLLMQESLTCTPMAALGRPCAGIVTCTRQAAKDVHRSRDAWATQAGECHGKQLPAGWTPHDVVEPGTGDQPDAQSVCDCGARALVFGLPGSPQAVRECIQALSPVLPHALDVVTSGA from the coding sequence ATGAggcaaaaaggaaagagaaaagacgcggcGAATCGAGGCCCGCCAGGCTCCGGACAATCACTGGCCATcggagaagcaggcgcgcAGTGCCGCGCGGCTGCAAGTCCAGGACCACTCACCCCGGCATCGTCAAgtcgctctccttcctcggcctGCCTGAATCATGACGCCGCCCTCGGCCAAGGCGAGACGAGCCTGATGAATGGCCACGGCCTCGTTCGAGAGGTAAGCAGCTTCCGCATGTTGGAGCTCAGCGAGGCTCAGTTCCTCGTCGACTGCGAGGTTCGGCGGCTTATCCACTCGCACGTGCATCGATTCAATCTCCTTCGAGGCAAAACCAAACTTTCGGCAGGTCCACCACACAGCGAGGAGTACGCATCCTCTTGTCCCGGAGGGAACGAAGTCGCGCGACatcaggagaaagagagtcgTGCGGAGACTTGCGATTCGCAGAAGACTGCGTCGAGGCGACTCGGCGGCCCGTGCGTGGGCGAGCCTCCCCTGACGTGCTACATTTCCCCGCCGTTTCTAGACCGTCGCGTAGCCACCTCTGTGATTGCTCCCCGGCCTTTTCCTgcgtttcgcgcctctcttgtGGACGGCTATGCCATTCGCCTAACGCCGGACGCCGGCGGGCTTCGACAGGCGTCGCGGAGCGTCTCGATTTCTCATGGGCGAGCCCCAGACGCGCGGGACGAATCCTGTCGGGCGCTTCGGATTGTGCAGAAGGTCCGAGCAGGCGGCGTAGCTGTGCCTTTTCGTGGCCAGCAACTTCCAAAGAGTCCTCAGGCTTCAGAAGTCGGAGACGCTTCAgggaagcagcgagaagaatcGCGGTCGAGAGCGAAATCCGCGAACGGGTGTCAGGAAGAGGCGTGGAACGACGTTTCTGCCGACTCGACGTGCGTGTATGTGACCACGGGAGCGCCTGTCCCTGCTCAGTTCCAGGCTGTGGTGCCGGTGGAAGACTGCGTCGTCGACCTTGAGAGATCTCTGTGCATTCCGGACCCGACTGCCGTCGCGGCCCTCAGGCCTGGAGCGAACATTCGCGCGATCGGCAGCGACGTTGCAGCAGGTGTGCCTCTCTTGGAGCAAGGCCAGCGGGTGGGACCTGCCGAGGAGGGTTTGCTGGCGAGTTTCGACATCCGGCGACTCGAGGTGTACAGGCGTCTCAACGTGCACACATTGGCCATTGGCGACGAGTTGGTGAGCAGAGTAGCCGGAGCTGGGCAGCGGgcgaagcaagagaaagagctctgcgggagaagcagaggtTCGCAGGCCGCGGCGTCGGCGTcaagcgaggaaacggctCAAGctggcgcctcgcctccgctctcgcccGCAGCCGCGCTGGCCAACAAgcgtttctccctcggcgACGGCTCCAGATCACCAGCAGAGGTCTACGACAGCAACTCCCCGACTCTGGCCGCTCTCATCACGGACCGGTGTCCGAGCgtccgcgtcctcgcgcagCACTTTCTGCCTGACGATGTGGCGGCTGTCCGTGCGCTCCTTATCGACCTCGCGACAGGCACAAGGCGGGGGAAGCCAGCGGACTGGTCTGAAGAGCAGCCGAGAGCGCAAGGGGAACAAGGTGAAGCAGTCCGCTGCGAGTGCTCGTGGTGCACGGAGGTCGATGCTCAGAGTCACGTGAGTGGATCGGGGGCGACTGGCGGGCCGAACGTGGACCCCGGAGTCGACGTCCTTCTCACGACAGGCGGCGTGTCCATGGGGGACAGCGACTGCATCAAACTTGCGCTTCTGCAGTTGcaagaggaaacaaagaagcgacaggaggAGCGCCAGAACGGGCGGCAGGGAAATCTGGGGAGTGGGCGCGTCTCAGCGGAACTTGAAACGACGGGAGAGCGTCAGCTTCCGGTCTGCGCGAGAGGCTGCTGTTCCTTTCGTGTCGACACGGAGATCCACTTTGGACGCCTGAACGTGAAACCCGGCAAGCCGACGATCGTTGCTTCGCTTCGCGTGTACAGAAGTTCTTCGGAGGATCTTCAAGGATCTGCGAAAGGCACGGCGACGGACGCGTCTCCTTGTCGGACACTTCTCGTGTTTGGGCTGCCTGGAAATCCCTGCAGTTCGTGGGTCCTCTTTCACCTTCTCGTCGGTCCTGCACTgcagtttttctcttctttttctccatcttcttcgctctctaGCCACCtcccgccgcagctgccCGTTGGGCTTACCGCCCCGCTGCGGCCTGATCCGAGCCGACCGGAGTTCCAGCGGTCCCTGGTCTACGTTGACTTCAACGCTGGCACTGACTGCCGGCGTCACTCCGACGCCCAGCCGTCGCTGTGTGACTTCCCCGTTCCGCACTCGCTTTTCCCGCCCACCTGCGAAGGcgcgctcgcttcctctgaCGCTCGCAACGGGTCGCTTCCCGCCTCACAGGCCGCGCTCCAACAGGTCTACCTCCACGCTGTCCCCACCGGCGACCAGCAGAGTTCGCGGCTGCTGAGCTGctgcggaaacgcgaacgcTCTTCTCTTGGTGCCGCCTACGCAAAGGTCGGGGCGCGATCGGcacgaggcgggcgaggTCCTGTGGGCGTGGCTCCTCGGCGCTCCGTTTCCGGCTCCACCAAAGATGCTTCTGAAGCTCCTCACGCTgcaggaagagcgacagcaaCGCGCCCAAGGCCGGCCAGCCGGTATTGAAAGAGAGTCCTCTTTGAGCTACTCAGTCGGTCGTTGCAGGTGCGGAGAGTCGCGTAGCCGCGAGGCTTCCGAACGCATACGACCCCAGCAGGCTGGCGTCCACGCGTCTGACTTCTGGCCCGCGAGTGCCCAGAGAACGTCCACCTCGGGAAGCAGTCTAGGGCAGGACACTCGATCGAGGACAGGCGACCGTGGACAGACGGCCGTCCTCACGAAGCATCACTCCCATCGCCATGCGCTGGGCAAGGCGCCAGAAAAACGCACGTGCTTTCTTGGCGTTGTTGTCGTTTCCGACCGGTGTTCTGGGGGCACCATGAAGGACGCCTGCGTTGAGGCGGCGCTGACCACCCTTCGGTCCTCTCCTGGGCTCGCCGAGCTCGTGCACCTCAACGGAGATCCAgtcgagagcgaaaaaactgtcgggacggagagggaaCTCGTTCACGGAGGCCACTTCGCGACTCGGGTGGTCCCAGATGAACGGGACGCAATTCAGGAAGCAGTCCTGTCCCTTGTTTGTCGATACACGAATCCTCGATCGCAGGCCATGGGTTCTGGTAACGCGATATGTGGCGACGAGCCAGCGGACCAGACCGTCCGCCCGTGTCTCATCTTCGTTTGCGGTGGAACGGGCCTTTCTGTACGTGACGTCACCCCGCAGTCTTtgctgccgctcttctcAGTTCGATGTAGCGGCCTCGAGCATTTGCTCATGCAAGAGTCTCTCACGTGCACCCCAATGGCGGCACTAGGCCGCCCATGTGCAGGTATTGTCACATGCACAAGACAGGCGGCTAAAGATGTGCACAGATCCCGCGACGCGTGGGCCACACAGGCAGGCGAATGTCACGGAAAGCAACTGCCCGCTGGGTGGACTCCACATGACGTTGTGGAGCCAGGAACCGGAGATCAACCAGATGCGCAGTCTGTTTGCGACTGCGGTGCTCGAGCGTTGGTCTTTGGACTGCCGGGGAGCCCACAGGCTGTTCGGGAATGCATCCAAGCCCTGTCGCCGGTTCTTCCCCATGCGTTGGACGTCGTCACATCGGGAGCGTGA